In Halarcobacter mediterraneus, the sequence TAGAGAGGGTGAAGCTATTGCTTGGCACTTAATTCCTGCACTAAAAATAGAAAAAAACCCTTTAAAAAGAATAGTTTTTCACGAAATTACAAAAGATGCAATTATAGAAGCAATAAATAATCCAAGGGAAGTAAATCAACATCTTGTAGATGCTCAACAAGCAAGAAGAATCCTTGATAGAGCAGTTGGTTATGAACTTTCTCCATTACTTTGGAAAAAAGTAAGATATGGTCTAAGTGCTGGTAGAGTTCAATCTGTTGCAGTAAGAATTATTGTTGATAGAGAAAATGAAATTAGAGCTTTTGAACCAGAGGAATTTTGGAAAATAAAATCAAGTTTTAATAATCCTGAGTTAAAAGCAGAACTTGCAAAGGTTGAAGGGAAAGCTAAAAAAATAAAAAATGAACAAGAAGCAAAAGAGATTGAAGCTTCAGCATTGGGTTCAGATTTTATTTTAGAAGATATTGAAGAAAAAGAATCAAAAAGAAATCCAGCCGCTCCATTTACTACTTCAACTTTACAACAAGAAGCAAGTAGAAAAATAGGACTTTCAGTTAAACAAACAATGGTAATTGCACAGCAATTATATGAAGGAAATGTTGGGAATATTCCAAATCATACAGGTGGTTTAATCACTTATATGAGAACAGATTCATTAAACCTTTCAAAAGTTGCAACTAGTGCTGCAAAAGAAGTTATAGAAAATGAGTATGGAAAAGAGTATTCTTTAAATAGCCCAAGAGTTTATAAGTCAAAAGCAAAAGGAGCGCAAGAAGCTCACGAAGCTATTCGACCAGTTAATATGGCTTTAAAGCCAAGTGATATTAAACCTTATGTAGAAAATGCTCAATATAGACTTTATTCTTTGATTTGGAAAAGAACTCTTGCAACTCAAATGGCACCTGCAATTATTGCAAATACTACTTATAAAATTATTGCAGGTAAAAATAGAGAGTTAGAGTTTCAATCAAAAGGACAAAGAATTGTATTTGCAGGATTTATGAAAGCTTATACAGAAGGAAGTGATAATCCTGAAAGTGCTTTAGATAGTAGTGAAAAAATCTTACCTACAATTAAAAAAGATACAGTTTTGAATTTAGAAAAATTAGATTTAGAACAAAACTTTACAAAACCTCCTGCAAGATATACAGAGGCTTCTTTGGTTAAAAAATTGGAAAGTGAAGGGATTGGAAGACCATCAACTTATGCTCCAACAATTTCAACTATTCAACAAAGAGAGTATGTTGTAAAAACAGAAGATAAAAAACTTGCCCCAACTCCAACAGGCGAAATTGTAAATAGTTTTTTAGTTGACCATTTTCCTGGAATTGTTGATTTAGGATTTACAGCGCGAGTAGAAGAAGAGTTTGATGATATCGCAGAAGGAAAAATTGCTTGGCAACAAGTAATGACTGACTTTTATGGTGGGTTTAAAAAGACTATTGATGAAAAAGAAGAGAGTGTAAATAAAGAAGATTATCTTCAAATCAGAGAAATAGGAACTGACCCTAAATCGGGGAAACCTATTAGTGCAAGAGTTGGAAGATATGGTCCCTTTGTTCAAATTGGAACAAAAGATGATGAAGAAAAACCAAAGTTTGTAGCTATTCCTGATCATCTAAATATGGATACAATTACACTTGAGGAAGCACTATTTTTATTTACTCTTCCAAGGGTTGTTGGTCAAACAAATGAGGGTGAAGATATTAAAGCAAATATAGGAAGATTTGGTCCTTATTTACAAGTTAAATCGACATACTATTCTTTAAAAGAAGATGACCCTTATACTATTGAAGAAGCAAGAGCTAAAGAAGTTATAAAAGAGATTTCAGAAGCAAAAGCAAAAGCTTTAATTAAAGATTTCCCTGAAGAAAAAGTTCAAGTTTTAAATGGAAGATATGGTCCTTATATAAAACAAGGAAGAAAAAACTTTAAAATACCAAAAGGTATTGAAGCTGAAGATTTAACAGTAGAGCAAGTATTAGAAATAATAGAAAAAGACCCTAAGTCAAAAACAGGTGCAAAAAAGACAACAGCAAAGAAAACAACTAGAAAAAAATCTACTACAACTAAAAAAACGACAGCTACCAAAAAAACAACTAAATAGATGAAAATAGGAATATTATCGGATAGTCACTATAAAAGTGACTATACCAAAGAAGTAATTGAGCATTTAAAGAGCAAAGAGTGTGAATACTTAATTCATGCAGGAGATTTATGTATTGAAGAAAACCTACAACTTTTAGAAAATTCAAAACTTAAATATATATCAGTTTTTGGCAATAATGATAGCACTTTATTATCTTTTGCAAATAAAT encodes:
- the topA gene encoding type I DNA topoisomerase, with translation MLVKNLVIVESPAKAKTISKFLGKDFKVMASMGHVRDLPKSKLGFDPQNNFEPKYLVSTDKKKVISDLKKEITKDTTIYLAADEDREGEAIAWHLIPALKIEKNPLKRIVFHEITKDAIIEAINNPREVNQHLVDAQQARRILDRAVGYELSPLLWKKVRYGLSAGRVQSVAVRIIVDRENEIRAFEPEEFWKIKSSFNNPELKAELAKVEGKAKKIKNEQEAKEIEASALGSDFILEDIEEKESKRNPAAPFTTSTLQQEASRKIGLSVKQTMVIAQQLYEGNVGNIPNHTGGLITYMRTDSLNLSKVATSAAKEVIENEYGKEYSLNSPRVYKSKAKGAQEAHEAIRPVNMALKPSDIKPYVENAQYRLYSLIWKRTLATQMAPAIIANTTYKIIAGKNRELEFQSKGQRIVFAGFMKAYTEGSDNPESALDSSEKILPTIKKDTVLNLEKLDLEQNFTKPPARYTEASLVKKLESEGIGRPSTYAPTISTIQQREYVVKTEDKKLAPTPTGEIVNSFLVDHFPGIVDLGFTARVEEEFDDIAEGKIAWQQVMTDFYGGFKKTIDEKEESVNKEDYLQIREIGTDPKSGKPISARVGRYGPFVQIGTKDDEEKPKFVAIPDHLNMDTITLEEALFLFTLPRVVGQTNEGEDIKANIGRFGPYLQVKSTYYSLKEDDPYTIEEARAKEVIKEISEAKAKALIKDFPEEKVQVLNGRYGPYIKQGRKNFKIPKGIEAEDLTVEQVLEIIEKDPKSKTGAKKTTAKKTTRKKSTTTKKTTATKKTTK